CCGAGCACCGGACTGCCCGTGAACATGCTGCAGAGGCCGGCCACGATCCCCGCTAGAAAGTAGAGGCGCAGGAAGGTCCCGCTGCCGAGGGTCATCTCCACCTCGCGGCCGAACATCCAGAGGATGAGCATGTTGAAGACGATGTGCGTCGGCAGCGGCAGGAAGAGGAAGCGCTCCAGGCTCGGGCTGTGCATGAACATGTAGGTGATGAGCTGCCAGACGTGACCGCGCAGCACCTGCGACGGCACCAGGATCATCTCGCCAAACAGCTCCGCGCCCCAGCGCGTGCGGATCACGGTGAGCATGAGCACGAAGACGATGACGTTGATCAGCACCAGCCGCAGCGTCCACGGATAGGGACTCGCCGCGAAGGGCAGCCGGTCGTTCGATCTGCGATACGCGCTCACGCGTCGATCCTTCCGCCGAGGGTGAGGGTCACGGCCGCATGGCTGTAGCTCTCGCCGCCGGTCTCCACGCTGCGCGCGTGGGCCGCGAGCTGCACCGTCCAGCGCTCGCCCAGACGCCGCAGGACGCCGCCGCCGATGACCGCGTTCCAGGTGCCGCGCCCCGCGCCCGCGCGCTCGTCCTCGACGCGCAGCTCGCCCACGCCCAGCTCGAGGAAGGGCGTCAGGTCGGGACGCGTCCCGAAGCCGCGGCGCACGCAGATCTCCGCGCCCTTCCAGTTCACCCACTTGCGCACGACGCTGCGGTGGAAGCGCAGGCAGAGGCCCAGCCGCCGCTCCGCGAGAGTGCTGGAGAACTGACGCACGCTTCCGGGACCGAAGACCGCCTCCGCGGTGAACCCGCGGCAGCCGCGCCCCGGCGACGGCAGCCAGCCCACCTGGCCGCCCGCCGCGAGCACGGCGCCGGCGGACTCCCACCCGGGGGATGCCGCGCGGCAGGGAGTCGAGGGCTGCAGCACGGCGAGAGCGACGAGGATGGCCGCGGCCCCCACCCTCACGGCCGGCCGCCCACCCAGCGCAGCGACAGGCGATGCTGGGAGCCCGGACCTTCCTCGCGCTCGAAGCGGAAGCCGTAGTCCACGCGCAGCGGCCCGCGCGTCAGGCCCGCGCCGAAGGAGGGCGCGACGCTCTCCTCCAGCCGCCGATGTGCGAGGAAGCCGCCGCGCAGCGCGAACGCCGGACCCAGCGGATGCCACTCGAGCCCCAGCCCCGCGCGCTCGAGGCTGCGGTAGCGCCAGCGCCCCTGGACTTCGACGTCGAGGCGCCAGGGCAGCCGCGCCGCCAGGGCCAGCACCTGCGCGGACGCGCGGCGACGCGTGTCGTCCGGCGCGTCCTGCCAGTGGAAGCGCTGGACGACGTCCTCGGCCACCCAGCCGAACTCCAGCCCCGGATTGAGCACCACGGCCCGGAGGCCGACGCTCATCGCGACGGCGCGGCCGTCGTCGACACCGTCGTCGCTGCCGCCGCGGCTGTAGTCGCCGCGCAGGCCCATCGAGATCCAGCGCACGGGGCTCCAGGCGAGGCCCAGCGCGACGGTCGTCTCGCCCCAGCCGCTGTCGTCGGCCAGCGTCGCACCGAGGTGCTGCACGGCCAGCGCCGCGGCGTGCCGGCTCGTCGGCGTGCACTCGCCCGCCGAGCGCAGCCGGCGCCCGCTCGCGAGGCCCAGGGCCGCGGAGTTGAGGTCGAGGCCGTCCAGCCCGGCGGGGCGCTGGGCGCTGAGCCCCAGCTCCCAGCTGTCCATGCCGACCAGCGAGGCCGGCTGCGTGAAGAGCGACTCCAGCCCCGGAGCGAGCAGGGTGGCGGCGTCCCCCATGGCCAGATCGCGCGCGGCGTGGGGCCAGAGGCGGAAGCTTCCCCCCTGCGAATCCGCGCGGAGGGGCGTGGCGGAGGCCAGCAGGAGGAGGAGCGCGGCGAGCGCGGCACTAGGGCGCGGGGCGAACAACGGCCACCACCTTCCGCTCCGTGTCGCGGGAGCCGTCCTGGTAGAGCGTTTCCACGTTCACGACGAAGAGACCGTCCATCACCTGGCGGCCCCCGGAGTCCGCGAGATCCCAGTCGGCGCTGAACTGCACCGGGCCGCCCTGCGCGTCCAGGCGACGGATCAGGTCGCCCTCGAGCGAGTAGATCCGGAGCACCACCGCGTCGGCCGGGCCGGAGGTGTTGATCTGGAGGGTCTCGCCCGGCCCGCCGCGAAAGCGGCCCGGCAGGTTGAGCGCCGGCCCGGGGGCGTAGGTCACCGTGACGGGCGCGGAGAAGGGCGACGCGTTGCCCGCGACGTCCACCGCGCGGGCGGTCCACGCGTGGGTCCCCTCGCTGAGAAGGATCGGCAGGCTGAAGCGGCCTTCCACGTCCACCGGCATGACGGCCTTGTAGACCGCGTCCTCGTAGATCTCGACGTCGGCCTCGAGGTCGGCGCTGCTGCCCGCGAGGGTGAGCACGGGCTGGATCACGCGTGCGGGCAGGGGATCGAGGACCGGCGCGGGCGGCGCCTCCGCGTCCAGGGTCAGCGTGATGCGCGTGGCCGAACCCAGGTCGGTCTTGCGGTTGCCCGCGAGATCCTCGGCGTCCACGTAGACGTGGTGGACGTCCAGGGTGTCGGCCGCGTCGCCCCAGGCGGCGGGCAGGGTGAAGGCGTAGAATCGCTCGCCGAAGCCCGACCCGGGAAGCAGGCGGCCCACCTGGTCGAAGACCGTCGCGGTCTCCAGGGCGGCGACGCAGTCGGCGACGTCGTTGCGATCCCGGACGCGCACCACGAGGGAGTCCGGCAAGGAGTCCGGATGGAAGGTGAAGCTGGTGCCGCTCTCCACCGGTCCCCCGAGCTCCGTCACGGCGATCGTGGGCGCCAGGATGTCCAGGTTCGAGCTCAGGCTCGCGCCCGCCGGGGCGTTGCCCGCGTCGTCCTTGAGGGTCAGGTCGAGTCGGTACTGCCCGTCGACGCGCGTGCCCTCGGTGTCGAATCCATCCCAGAGCAGGCGGTAGCGGGTCAGCCCGCCCTGCGGGAGCACGTAGGACGGATCGCGCGTGATCAGGTTGACCTGGAGGTAGCTGCCGTTGCCCGGATCCTGACGCAGCACGCGCGCCGTGGCGGTGTCGGTCAGGGTGTCGAAGTCGGCCGAGCTGAAGAAGACCTGCAGCACGGTGTCCGCGCCGGCCTGCAGCGGCGTGAAGTAGAGCGACGGTTCGAGCGCCACCGCGTCGAGGCTGGGGGGCGCGGTGTTGAGCTCGAGCTGGATCGCCGGGCTGAGGCGGACGCTGTCCTCCCCCGCCACGCCCAGGACGTGGAGGTAGTAGAGGCCGTCGGGCAGCAGGGGCTGTCCTTCCGTGTCGTCCCCGCCGCGGCCGTGCCAGGTGTGGTAGGAGCGCTTCAGGAAGCCCGTGCTCCGGACGCTGTCGGGCGGCGGCGCGGCGAGAAGGTCGGCCGGGTCGGGCGGCACGCCGGGGGACGCGTAGATCCCCAGGATCAGCGTGTCCACGGCCACGTCGCCCCCATCGCCGATGAGCGTGATGGGACAGACGTCCTGCACCCCGTCGCCGTTGGGCGAGAAGGCCCGCAGGTAGCTCGGATCCCGGACCTCCAGCGCCGAAACGGCCGGCGCCAGGGCGAGCATCAGCGCTCCGACGAGGGGCAGGCACGCCCCCAGCAGGAGAGTGATCCGCATGGCTGACTTGGACATACGCTCGTCTTTCCGCGGGCGGCGCGAGGGCAGAAGCCTGAGGTCTCCGATTCTCTAGGGGATGGGGTGCGGGACTGTCAAGGCGAAAGCCCCCCCGCTCCCGGAGGGTCCAAACCGAGTGTAATATGGAAGTTCCTGGGCGCACGGGCCCGGGGAATCTGGTTGTAGGCCCCTGTGGCAGGGGGTATAATCGTTCCCGCATGCACCGTGAGCCTTCGCATCACTGACCGCATCGGCGCCAACGCTTCGGCAGGGCGCCACCGATTCGCACCACGGCACCGAGCTGGCGAAGCATCCGCATCCAGCCCGCCCGGGCTCAAGGGCAGCACAACTCGGGAGGTCGTCACTTTGAAGAAATCGCTCATGTTCGTTCTCGCCGTCGCGGCCCTGTCGTTGAGCGCCACGCCGCTGCTCGCGCAGGGAACCATCGACATCCACTTCAGCGGCTACGGCTACGAGGTGGGTGGGTTCGACTTCTCGGATCCCGGCGACGAGATCCACCTCATCAGCCACGTCACGAGCATCGACGCGCCGGGGGCGCTCCCCTATGACCCCGTCCTCAACGAGTACACGCTGGTGGTCACCGGCCTGATCTCGAATGGCGAGGTCGTCGATGCGGGCGTGTCCACGATCGTTTACAACCTCGGCCTGTTCCAGATCTTCGAGGACGCCTCGATGAACTCCGACTGGAACGAGTTCCCCTCGATCCCCGATCCGCCGTCCTCGTTCTTCGACGGCACGCTCTGGTTGAGTGGCCCCTTCACCGACTTCACCATGACCCTGTGGCGTGACCTGGGCATGGGCGTCTTCGAGGGGCACATTTCGCTCGACGGTGGCAGCGCCATCTCCTACTTCACGGAGGAGGCCTACGCCTTCGGCGGCACGCTGGTCCCGCCCCACAACCCCGGGATCCCCCCCGGCTACGAGCTCTCCCTGGACGGCGAGGTCTGGGTGGAGAGCGTGGCCACGGAGTCGTCGAGCCTGAGCCAGATCAAGGGCCTCTACTAAGCAGTGGCCGTACAACTACAGCCAAGGAGACTCAGCATGAGAAAAGCGATCATCGGGGTGGCGCTCCTCCTCCTGATGGCGGTCCCTGCGTCGGCGGATGATGTGGTCTACAACTTCCTGCAGCAGGGCTACAGCTTCATCGAGGGCACCACGCCCGGCGACCAGGCCGGCGTGGTGGGACTCTTCGAGCCCATCCAGCCTGAGAATCCCCCGTTCGACTTCGACTACGTCGGGACGGAGGTGACCTGGGTGCTCGAGGGCATGACCCTCGCGAGCTACTCCGAGGTCGCCGTGTTCCAGAACTTCCAGTTCACCGGCGGGACGGTCGGCGTCTACGAGGATGCGAGCTTCGACCTCGACTACGGGAACTCCCCGGCCGAGGGCATCGCCAGCGCCACCAACGGCACGGCGGCCCTGACCGGCACGGTTTCCGCCGCGACGGTGCTCTTCAACACGCTCACGCAGGTGGGCACGTTCAACGGCTACTGCGTCTTCACGGGCGGTTCGCGCCTGGCGGAGCTCGGCGATCTCGCCATGCTCGAGTGGCAGGTCTTCGACGGCATGAGCGCCGACGACTCGGTGAACGTGCCGCCCGGCTACCACAGCCGTCTCGCCGGCCGCATCTTCACGGCGCAGACCGTGGCCACGGAGAGCAGCAGCTTCAGCCGGATTCGCGCGCTCTACTAGTCGCCGCCCGCGGACGACCTTCCCCAGTATCGCGCCAAGACGAAGCCCCTCCCCCACGCGGGGGAGGGGCTTTTTCGTCGACCGCAGACGCGCCGGCGTCAGTGCGCGATGCGGATGATCTGCACCCCCATCGGCCCGTCGCCCGCACCGGTGAAGTGCAGATCCAGCGTGCCGCCCGGCGGCGGCGACTGGCCGCCCGCCACCCCGATCTCCAGGTAGTCCATGGCGCTCGGCGCCAGCGTGCTGCTGTAGGCGGGGTCGTCCGCCGTGAGCTGAACGATGGCCAGCGGCTCGCTCGGGCCGCCCGAGTAGGGGAAGTCCGTGCGGATGTTGTGGCTGGTGAAGCGGTAGACGGGACCCAGGTCGTCGGCGAAGCCGTCGCCGTCGAGGTCGCGGTCGTCGAGGTAGATCGCCGCGGTCCAGTCCTTGAACACCTGTTCGAAGGTCTCGCCCGTGGCCTGCGCCACGTTCGCCGGTCCCGCCTCGGGCCCGCCGATCAGCGAGCGAGTGAAGCTGTCGCCGGTCCAGCGGTCGGCCAGGTAGCGGCAGAAGAGATAGGACGCGCCGCGCTCGGCCAGCGTCGCCGGTCCCTGCACCAGGCTCCAGAAGCGATGCGCGCCGCCGTGCAGGTAGATCTTCACGCGCGCGACGTTCTGCGCGGTGTAGCCGCAGAGGTCCTCCCCGAGATGGCTCAGGCCCTCGTTGAACCACAGCTCCTCGTCGGGGCTGTTGAGATCGCCCTGGAGGATGTAGCGCTGCCCGGCGCTGATCATGTGCTGGAATTCGTGGGCGAAGATGCTCTTCAGCGACTCGATGGTCGCGTCGATCTCGTGCGCCACCGGGCTGAACTGAGGGTTCGGACCGGGATCCGGCACGATCGCGTAGAAGAACTCGCCGTGGTTGCTCGTGCCGGGCACGTTGAACCAGATGTCCAGGTCGATGGAGTTGAAGAAGCCGCCGATGTAGGAGCCGTCGTTCCAGGTGGTGAGCCCGTTGACCACGGGGCTGAGCAGGACTGTCACCTTGCCGTCGCCGTCGATGTCCGAGGGCTCGCCGAAGGCGGCCACGTCGGTGACGTAGTCCTCTTGGTCGAAGGCCGCGCCCAGCGCGTTGATCGCGGTCGCGGGCACGTAGGCCGCGGGCGTGTCGTCGTCCACGTAGATCTTGGTGTGCGCGCCGGTGTAGCGAAGCGTCGCGTTGACGGTCACGTAGTTCGCGGGATCGAGGGTGTTGCCGTTGACCGCGAGGCAGACGAACGCCACGCGGTCCCCCAGCGGCGCCTCGCGATCGCGGACCACGCGCTCGCCGGTGTAGGGCCCCTCCCCGCGGGTGGTGAGCAGGCGGCGGTGGAAGTCCCAGACCGGGTCGTCGTCGGCGCGCTCGCCCGCCGCGCCGCGCGCCAGGGCCACGGCGTCGACCCCGTAGCCATCCTGGCCGTAGGTGTAGTCGGGCTGCGGCCCGACCCAGCCCGCGGGCTCGCCGGCGGGCCAGTAGTCGAGGTTGTAGGGGATCATCACGTAGCGCGTGCTGCT
Above is a genomic segment from Candidatus Latescibacterota bacterium containing:
- a CDS encoding rhomboid family intramembrane serine protease, whose translation is MSAYRRSNDRLPFAASPYPWTLRLVLINVIVFVLMLTVIRTRWGAELFGEMILVPSQVLRGHVWQLITYMFMHSPSLERFLFLPLPTHIVFNMLILWMFGREVEMTLGSGTFLRLYFLAGIVAGLCSMFTGSPVLGASGAVLGILAVYGSLFPDRLILAFFFIPMKMKVFMWVIAGIDLMGAIQGGGNIAHLAHIGGFFTGILMMRTGWYRKRWFDFGELRRQRELDRQRQRHRRVDQILDKVSREGIQSLSRDEREFLERMRRER
- a CDS encoding IPT/TIG domain-containing protein, whose amino-acid sequence is MTRLSPTILRTLLAALSLAVLGLACEKTTTPVDVVPPGAPVAALITVSAPSGGMLTVTGQPGAVEGSATVRATNQTSGGDPVMASAGGNGAFSLQLPGGLLDVVRLRAVDEAGNVSTYTDLVSGAPFALAATSGLGQTGVVGSTLAEPLVFTLTDGGGAPVEGVEIVYALETGDGSFDPETVSSGPDGRVSSVLTLGTAAGALSVRPHAVGLTLDSVTPIAATATPGPPVSLVWAEGDGQKDAPGETLLGALRVEAQDSYGNAVAGQALTVAAGQGGSVSPTGGTTDADGGLDCSWTLGGSLGTQQLTASATGLPDGVAQAVADDAPTLTSVNPTTPVDPGDLLTLDGDNFCETEAFNTVLLGATPMTVVAASETHLSVRVPSGVLPGVYTLGLSVGHQTAPQTYDVEVVQPLGGVEDHPFVGGAANVQLALPGSSTRYVMIPYNLDYWPAGEPAGWVGPQPDYTYGQDGYGVDAVALARGAAGERADDDPVWDFHRRLLTTRGEGPYTGERVVRDREAPLGDRVAFVCLAVNGNTLDPANYVTVNATLRYTGAHTKIYVDDDTPAAYVPATAINALGAAFDQEDYVTDVAAFGEPSDIDGDGKVTVLLSPVVNGLTTWNDGSYIGGFFNSIDLDIWFNVPGTSNHGEFFYAIVPDPGPNPQFSPVAHEIDATIESLKSIFAHEFQHMISAGQRYILQGDLNSPDEELWFNEGLSHLGEDLCGYTAQNVARVKIYLHGGAHRFWSLVQGPATLAERGASYLFCRYLADRWTGDSFTRSLIGGPEAGPANVAQATGETFEQVFKDWTAAIYLDDRDLDGDGFADDLGPVYRFTSHNIRTDFPYSGGPSEPLAIVQLTADDPAYSSTLAPSAMDYLEIGVAGGQSPPPGGTLDLHFTGAGDGPMGVQIIRIAH